The following proteins come from a genomic window of Dysidea avara chromosome 12, odDysAvar1.4, whole genome shotgun sequence:
- the LOC136241557 gene encoding mutS protein homolog 4-like isoform X2: MSRESTLPKYDYADITPRNASTESELSAFSRSFTGVHSKSERSKISGSSIQRSNVRTNSRASSSGSSFITRQTPRSALHHARTSSTSGHHSSTTHTPATSNTPAANRNANIVAIVEGRGLARGEIGMASIDLKNPVLVLSQFPDTQTYVKVVTKLHVLQPLEIIMPNTACEAGNMTKLFHLISEQFADTNLATVQRKYFNESKGLQYIKQLCVPEYNTVEMELANKYYCLATASALLKYVEFIQNIIYAPSSLKIVFKGSEQTTMIDAATIRNLELVCNARDPSSNHSLLGVLNYTKTVLGARYLCSNLLQPLCDVGTINARLDCVQELTEKGDLFFNIQAVISRFLDVDHLISLCVQIPKHETVKTAENKITHIIFLKHVLELVEPLRTALADGEDSLLKAYHETLGDPRFHTIMEKIQEVIHDDTRYQKGALNMRTQKCFAVKSKINGLLDVARRTYTEVVDDIAEVVKQLAEQHNLPLKTGYNTVRGFHVQLYIGPGAGDVQSITLESLPNEFMKPSKHRNTISFTTTDMIKLNDRIRESLHEIYLMTNVVVSDLLNEIRSHIGCLYKLTECVAVLDMLTSFAHACTLSSYIRPEFTDTLAVKNGRHPILDKLSPEPPVANNTYTSAQNNFLIITGPNMSGKSTYMKQIALMQIMAQIGCFVPAEYASFRVADQVFSRIGSDDDIETNASTFMLEMREINYIVQNVTDKSLLIIDELGRGTSSEEGVGLCFAICERLLQTKAFTFFATHFMELTNLETLYPNVENYHFEVKHSFSEEGNCQKISYTHVLSKGKATERHYGLQLAEVSSIPRSVVDDAKRIAELVQQQIQRSHQQPEEVIQQRARFQLAMQLVQVARNSRLDATSLASYMKHLKTQYLQRLGRVTDVTPTQTNEE, encoded by the exons ATGAGTCGAGAGTCAACCTTGCCAAAATATG ATTATGCTGACATAACACCGCGAAATGCTAGTACAGAGTCAGAATTGTCTGCATTTTCGCGTTCCTTCACTGGAGTACACTCTAAAAGTGAACGAAGCAAGATATCAGGGTCTTCTATACAAAGAAGTAACGTGAGAACGAACAGTAGAGCGTCTTCAAGTGGTTCCAG TTTCATCACAAGGCAGACACCACGTTCAGCACTACATCATGCTCGTACTAGTTCAACTAGTGGACATCACTCCTCTACCACTCATACACCAGCTACTTCAAACACTCCAGCTGCTAACAGGAATGCTAACATAGTTG CAATAGTTGAAGGTAGAGGTTTGGCTAGAGGAGAAATAGGCATGGCCAGTATTGACCTGAAGAACCCAGTACTGGTCTTATCACAG TTCCCAGACACTCAGACATACGTGAAGGTTGTGACCAAGTTGCATGTGTTACAACCATTGGAG ATCATCATGCCTAACACTGCTTGTGAGGCTGGCAACATGACCAAGTTATTCCATTTGATTAGTGAACAGTTTGCTGACACCAACCTTGCCACCGTACAGAGGAAATATTTCAACGAGTCTAAAG GGCTGCAGTATATCAAACAACTTTGTGTGCCAGAATACAATACAGTTGAAATGGAGCTAGCAAACAA GTACTATTGTTTGGCAACAGCTTCT GCATTACTGAAATATGTGGAGTTCATACAGAACATTATCTATGCTCCTAGTTCACTGAAGATTGTGTTCAAGGGTAGTGAGCAAACTACGATGATCGATGCTGCTACGATAAGGAACCTTGAGCTAGTGTGTAATGCTAGAGATCCTTCCAGTAATCACTCTCTGCTTGGTGTATTGAACTATACCAAAACAGTTTTGGGAG CTCGTTATCTTTGCTCCAATCTCCTACAACCTCTTTGTG ATGTTGGTACGATCAATGCTAGGTTAGACTGTGTTCAGGAGCTGACTGAGAAAGGG GACCTCTTCTTCAACATTCAAGCTG TAATCAGTCGGTTCCTGGATGTTGATCATCTCATTTCATTGTGTGTTCAAATCCCCAAACACGAGACAGTCAAAACAGCCGAGAACAAGATAACACACATCATATTCCTCAAGCATGTCCTAGAGCTAGTGGAGCCACTTCGTACAGCTCTAGCTGATGGTGAAGATTCACTACTCAAAGCTTATCATGAG ACACTGGGGGATCCAAGATTCCACACCATTATGGAGAAGATACAAGAGGTGATTCACGATGACACACGATATCAAAAAGGAGCACTCAACATGCGAACACAAAAGTGTTTTGCAGTAAAG TCAAAGATTAATG GATTACTGGATGTTGCAAGAAGAACTTATACTGAAGTGGTGGATGATATTGCAG AGGTTGTAAAGCAGTTAGCTGAGCAACATAACCTGCCACTGAAGACTGGATACAACACCGTTAGAGGCTTCCACGTCCAGCTATACATTGGCCCAGGGGCTGGAGATGTTCAGAGTATCACTCTCGAGTCATTACCAAATGAGTTCATGAAACCGTCCAAACACAGGAATACGATCAGTTTCACAACTACAGACATG ATCAAACTGAATG ATCGTATCCGTGAATCACTACATGAGATCTACCTTATGACTAATGT GGTTGTCAGTGACCTGTTGAATGAGATAAGGAGCCATATTGGATGTTTGTACAAACTGACTGAATGTGTGGCTGTGTTGGATATGTTAACCAGCTTTGCTCATGCCTGCACCTTATCTAGTTATA TTAGACCAGAGTTCACTGATACACTGGCTGTGAAGAATGGCCGTCATCCTATCTTAGACAAGTTATCACCTGAGCCACCAGTGGCCAACAATACA tacacTTCAGCACAGAATAACTTCCTCATTATAACTGGTCCCAATATG AGTGGTAAGTCTACATACATGAAGCAGATAGCCTTGATGCAGATCATGGCACAAATTGGCTGCTTTGTACCAGCTGAATATGCCTCATTCCGTGTTGCTGACCAGGTGTTCAGTAGGATTGGATCGGACGATGACATTGAAACCAACGCCTCAACCTTCATGCTAGAG ATGAGAGAAATCAACTATATTGTACAG AATGTGACTGATAAGTCATTGTTGATAATTGATGAATTAGGGAGAG GTACAAGTAGTGAGGAAGGAGTGGGACTGTGTTTTGCCATTTGCGAGCGTCTGCTGCAAacaaag GCGTTCACCTTCTTTGCCACACACTTCATGGAGCTGACCAATCTGGAGACATTGTATCCCAACGTTGAAAA TTATCACTTTGAGGTCAAG CATTCTTTTAGCGAGGAGGGCAACTGTCAGAAGATATCTTACACTCATGTATTGTCTAAAGGGAAGGCCACAGAACGTCATTATG GTCTTCAACTTGCGGAAGTATCCAGTATTCCACGATCTGTTGTGGACGATGCTAAAAGAATTGCAGAATTAGTTCAACAGCAAATACAA AGGAGTCATCAACAACCTGAGGAAGTGATACAACAAAGAGCAAGATTCCAGCTAGCAATGCAACTGGTACAAGTGGCAAGAAACTCACGACTGGATGCTACCAGCCTCGCGTCTTACATGAAACACCTCAAGACCCAGTATCTACAGCGTCTAGGCCGCGTGACTGACGTAACACCCACACAAACCAATGAAGAATAA
- the LOC136241557 gene encoding mutS protein homolog 4-like isoform X4: MSRESTLPKYDYADITPRNASTESELSAFSRSFTGVHSKSERSKISGSSIQRSNVRTNSRASSSGSSFITRQTPRSALHHARTSSTSGHHSSTTHTPATSNTPAANRNANIVAIVEGRGLARGEIGMASIDLKNPVLVLSQFPDTQTYVKVVTKLHVLQPLEIIMPNTACEAGNMTKLFHLISEQFADTNLATVQRKYFNESKGLQYIKQLCVPEYNTVEMELANKYYCLATASALLKYVEFIQNIIYAPSSLKIVFKGSEQTTMIDAATIRNLELVCNARDPSSNHSLLGVLNYTKTVLGARYLCSNLLQPLCDVGTINARLDCVQELTEKGDLFFNIQAVISRFLDVDHLISLCVQIPKHETVKTAENKITHIIFLKHVLELVEPLRTALADGEDSLLKAYHETLGDPRFHTIMEKIQEVIHDDTRYQKGALNMRTQKCFAVKSKINGLLDVARRTYTEVVDDIAGYKVVKQLAEQHNLPLKTGYNTVRGFHVQLYIGPGAGDVQSITLESLPNEFMKPSKHRNTISFTTTDMIKLNDRIRESLHEIYLMTNVVVSDLLNEIRSHIGCLYKLTECVAVLDMLTSFAHACTLSSYIRPEFTDTLAVKNGRHPILDKLSPEPPVANNTYTSAQNNFLIITGPNMSGKSTYMKQIALMQIMAQIGCFVPAEYASFRVADQVFSRIGSDDDIETNASTFMLEMREINYIVQNVTDKSLLIIDELGRGTSSEEGVGLCFAICERLLQTKAFTFFATHFMELTNLETLYPNVENYHFEVKHSFSEEGNCQKISYTHVLSKGKATERHYGLQLAEVSSIPRSVVDDAKRIAELVQQQIQVRTQSGLWNHF; encoded by the exons ATGAGTCGAGAGTCAACCTTGCCAAAATATG ATTATGCTGACATAACACCGCGAAATGCTAGTACAGAGTCAGAATTGTCTGCATTTTCGCGTTCCTTCACTGGAGTACACTCTAAAAGTGAACGAAGCAAGATATCAGGGTCTTCTATACAAAGAAGTAACGTGAGAACGAACAGTAGAGCGTCTTCAAGTGGTTCCAG TTTCATCACAAGGCAGACACCACGTTCAGCACTACATCATGCTCGTACTAGTTCAACTAGTGGACATCACTCCTCTACCACTCATACACCAGCTACTTCAAACACTCCAGCTGCTAACAGGAATGCTAACATAGTTG CAATAGTTGAAGGTAGAGGTTTGGCTAGAGGAGAAATAGGCATGGCCAGTATTGACCTGAAGAACCCAGTACTGGTCTTATCACAG TTCCCAGACACTCAGACATACGTGAAGGTTGTGACCAAGTTGCATGTGTTACAACCATTGGAG ATCATCATGCCTAACACTGCTTGTGAGGCTGGCAACATGACCAAGTTATTCCATTTGATTAGTGAACAGTTTGCTGACACCAACCTTGCCACCGTACAGAGGAAATATTTCAACGAGTCTAAAG GGCTGCAGTATATCAAACAACTTTGTGTGCCAGAATACAATACAGTTGAAATGGAGCTAGCAAACAA GTACTATTGTTTGGCAACAGCTTCT GCATTACTGAAATATGTGGAGTTCATACAGAACATTATCTATGCTCCTAGTTCACTGAAGATTGTGTTCAAGGGTAGTGAGCAAACTACGATGATCGATGCTGCTACGATAAGGAACCTTGAGCTAGTGTGTAATGCTAGAGATCCTTCCAGTAATCACTCTCTGCTTGGTGTATTGAACTATACCAAAACAGTTTTGGGAG CTCGTTATCTTTGCTCCAATCTCCTACAACCTCTTTGTG ATGTTGGTACGATCAATGCTAGGTTAGACTGTGTTCAGGAGCTGACTGAGAAAGGG GACCTCTTCTTCAACATTCAAGCTG TAATCAGTCGGTTCCTGGATGTTGATCATCTCATTTCATTGTGTGTTCAAATCCCCAAACACGAGACAGTCAAAACAGCCGAGAACAAGATAACACACATCATATTCCTCAAGCATGTCCTAGAGCTAGTGGAGCCACTTCGTACAGCTCTAGCTGATGGTGAAGATTCACTACTCAAAGCTTATCATGAG ACACTGGGGGATCCAAGATTCCACACCATTATGGAGAAGATACAAGAGGTGATTCACGATGACACACGATATCAAAAAGGAGCACTCAACATGCGAACACAAAAGTGTTTTGCAGTAAAG TCAAAGATTAATG GATTACTGGATGTTGCAAGAAGAACTTATACTGAAGTGGTGGATGATATTGCAGGTTATA AGGTTGTAAAGCAGTTAGCTGAGCAACATAACCTGCCACTGAAGACTGGATACAACACCGTTAGAGGCTTCCACGTCCAGCTATACATTGGCCCAGGGGCTGGAGATGTTCAGAGTATCACTCTCGAGTCATTACCAAATGAGTTCATGAAACCGTCCAAACACAGGAATACGATCAGTTTCACAACTACAGACATG ATCAAACTGAATG ATCGTATCCGTGAATCACTACATGAGATCTACCTTATGACTAATGT GGTTGTCAGTGACCTGTTGAATGAGATAAGGAGCCATATTGGATGTTTGTACAAACTGACTGAATGTGTGGCTGTGTTGGATATGTTAACCAGCTTTGCTCATGCCTGCACCTTATCTAGTTATA TTAGACCAGAGTTCACTGATACACTGGCTGTGAAGAATGGCCGTCATCCTATCTTAGACAAGTTATCACCTGAGCCACCAGTGGCCAACAATACA tacacTTCAGCACAGAATAACTTCCTCATTATAACTGGTCCCAATATG AGTGGTAAGTCTACATACATGAAGCAGATAGCCTTGATGCAGATCATGGCACAAATTGGCTGCTTTGTACCAGCTGAATATGCCTCATTCCGTGTTGCTGACCAGGTGTTCAGTAGGATTGGATCGGACGATGACATTGAAACCAACGCCTCAACCTTCATGCTAGAG ATGAGAGAAATCAACTATATTGTACAG AATGTGACTGATAAGTCATTGTTGATAATTGATGAATTAGGGAGAG GTACAAGTAGTGAGGAAGGAGTGGGACTGTGTTTTGCCATTTGCGAGCGTCTGCTGCAAacaaag GCGTTCACCTTCTTTGCCACACACTTCATGGAGCTGACCAATCTGGAGACATTGTATCCCAACGTTGAAAA TTATCACTTTGAGGTCAAG CATTCTTTTAGCGAGGAGGGCAACTGTCAGAAGATATCTTACACTCATGTATTGTCTAAAGGGAAGGCCACAGAACGTCATTATG GTCTTCAACTTGCGGAAGTATCCAGTATTCCACGATCTGTTGTGGACGATGCTAAAAGAATTGCAGAATTAGTTCAACAGCAAATACAAGTAAGAACTCAGTCTGGACTCTGGAACCACTTTTGA